A genomic region of [Eubacterium] eligens ATCC 27750 contains the following coding sequences:
- a CDS encoding aminopeptidase: protein MFNDNVEERYALAIERIKEIAEEPGLKNDGYADYFKCIATFILKMDKLAADLKADVFRDYSLEEYKNLNTGLYEDVIGKAYETSYANPAYAASKLGLSEGRLLSFLYVEIRGMIVYAYEGRMAEMTALMELFVEVYCMCASTEEDCGKPDYKQMKESVYWYVSDYSDDLMEYRVRELLDPELDFATKIIMESDLTDVRYLYRFGEYVTDNEIKTAEYLSSLSEEEIQKMADTFTEGYRIGFELTGKDLSKKKTVNIRYCLGFERLVRAEIKNFEKLGLKPTIYRAAVNTINKRLNIKVGYYGANPNKQMDFDHRFDNALYMDGEFVERKTGALKLAYEKNKELAAVHGGPAVMEVFGEVPFEPQIKSEALTLDTKQQKLSVKYSNDAGSIVNEYIKGEERSFTIIAYPIPEIGENFEEIFEGTVKINTLDYNKYKAIQQALIDVLDTAQYVEVKGANGNCTDMKVSIMKITDHKTQTVFENCLADVNIPLGEVFTSPVLKKTTGVLNVSSVYLNDIKFNNLTVWFEDGFVKDYTCTNFDDEAKNRELFKANVLYDHETLPLGEFAIGTNTTAYVFANKHDIVYKLPILIVEKMGPHFAVGDTCYSRAEDVYVTNPDGKEIISRDNEVSLLRKTEPDKAYYNCHTDITIPYDEIGNITVVAENGTRTDLIKNGRFVLDGTLALNDAFLTEL from the coding sequence TCTTGCGATAGAAAGAATTAAAGAGATAGCAGAGGAACCGGGGCTTAAGAATGACGGTTATGCAGATTATTTCAAATGTATTGCCACATTTATTCTTAAGATGGATAAGCTTGCGGCTGACTTAAAAGCTGATGTTTTCAGAGATTATTCACTTGAAGAATATAAGAATCTGAATACAGGTCTGTATGAAGATGTAATTGGAAAGGCTTACGAGACAAGCTACGCTAATCCGGCATATGCAGCTTCAAAGTTAGGGCTATCAGAGGGAAGGCTTTTGTCATTCCTTTACGTTGAGATAAGAGGAATGATTGTGTATGCATATGAAGGCAGAATGGCAGAAATGACAGCACTTATGGAGCTTTTTGTTGAAGTGTACTGCATGTGTGCATCGACTGAGGAAGACTGTGGAAAGCCAGATTATAAGCAGATGAAAGAGTCTGTATACTGGTATGTTAGTGATTACAGTGATGACCTTATGGAGTACAGGGTAAGAGAGCTGTTAGACCCTGAACTTGATTTTGCAACTAAGATAATTATGGAGTCTGACCTTACAGATGTAAGATATCTGTACAGATTCGGTGAGTATGTCACAGACAATGAGATTAAGACAGCAGAGTATCTTAGTTCGCTCAGTGAAGAAGAAATCCAGAAGATGGCAGACACATTTACAGAAGGATACAGAATTGGATTCGAGCTTACAGGCAAGGATTTGTCTAAGAAGAAAACAGTTAATATAAGATACTGTCTGGGATTTGAAAGACTTGTGAGGGCTGAGATTAAGAATTTTGAAAAGCTTGGACTTAAGCCTACAATATACAGGGCAGCGGTCAACACGATTAATAAAAGACTTAACATTAAGGTTGGCTATTACGGAGCTAATCCTAACAAGCAGATGGATTTCGACCATCGTTTTGACAATGCACTTTATATGGATGGCGAATTTGTTGAGAGAAAGACTGGTGCATTAAAGCTTGCATATGAGAAGAACAAAGAGCTTGCAGCGGTGCATGGTGGACCTGCTGTTATGGAAGTGTTTGGTGAAGTGCCATTTGAGCCACAGATTAAGAGTGAGGCATTAACGCTTGATACAAAGCAGCAGAAGCTTTCTGTGAAATACAGCAATGACGCAGGAAGCATTGTTAATGAGTATATCAAAGGCGAAGAGAGAAGCTTTACAATAATTGCTTATCCGATACCTGAGATTGGCGAGAATTTCGAGGAAATATTCGAGGGTACTGTTAAGATTAATACCCTTGATTATAACAAATATAAAGCTATCCAGCAGGCACTTATTGATGTACTTGATACAGCACAGTATGTTGAGGTTAAAGGAGCTAACGGAAACTGCACAGACATGAAGGTTTCTATTATGAAGATAACCGACCATAAGACGCAGACTGTATTTGAGAACTGTCTTGCGGACGTTAATATTCCGCTTGGAGAAGTATTTACATCGCCTGTGCTTAAGAAAACAACAGGTGTGCTTAATGTGAGCAGTGTATATCTTAATGATATTAAGTTCAATAATCTTACGGTATGGTTTGAGGATGGATTTGTTAAGGACTACACATGCACTAACTTTGATGATGAAGCTAAGAATAGAGAGCTTTTCAAGGCAAATGTGTTATATGACCATGAAACTCTGCCGCTCGGAGAGTTTGCTATAGGAACTAACACTACAGCGTATGTGTTTGCCAATAAGCATGATATTGTGTATAAGCTTCCGATTCTTATTGTTGAAAAGATGGGACCACATTTTGCAGTCGGTGACACATGCTATTCAAGGGCAGAAGATGTGTATGTAACTAATCCGGACGGCAAGGAGATTATCTCAAGGGATAATGAGGTTTCACTTCTTCGTAAGACGGAGCCGGACAAGGCTTATTATAACTGTCATACCGATATTACCATTCCGTATGATGAGATTGGTAATATTACTGTTGTGGCAGAGAATGGAACAAGAACAGACTTGATTAAGAACGGCAGATTCGTGCTTGATGGCACGCTTGCACTTAATGATGCATTTTTAACAGAATTATAA
- the purE gene encoding 5-(carboxyamino)imidazole ribonucleotide mutase, which yields MALVGIVMGSDSDMPVMAKAADILEQLGISYEMTIISAHREPDVFFEYAKSAEEKGFKVIIAGAGMAAHLPGMCAAIFPMPVIGIPMHTTSLGGRDSLYSIVQMPTGIPVATVAINGGANAGILAAKILATSDAALLERLKDYTKNLKESVQKKDARLQEVGYKNY from the coding sequence ATGGCTTTAGTAGGAATTGTTATGGGAAGTGACTCTGATATGCCTGTTATGGCAAAGGCAGCAGACATTCTTGAGCAGTTAGGAATTTCGTATGAGATGACAATTATCTCAGCACACAGAGAGCCTGACGTATTCTTTGAATATGCTAAGAGTGCAGAGGAGAAGGGATTTAAGGTTATTATTGCAGGTGCAGGTATGGCAGCACATCTTCCGGGTATGTGCGCAGCTATTTTCCCAATGCCTGTTATTGGTATTCCAATGCACACAACATCACTAGGCGGTAGAGATTCATTATATTCAATAGTACAGATGCCTACAGGTATTCCTGTTGCAACTGTTGCTATTAACGGTGGTGCCAATGCAGGTATTCTTGCAGCCAAGATTCTTGCAACATCTGATGCAGCACTTCTTGAAAGGCTTAAGGATTATACTAAGAATCTTAAGGAAAGTGTTCAGAAGAAGGATGCCAGACTTCAGGAAGTCGGTTATAAGAATTATTAA
- the purM gene encoding phosphoribosylformylglycinamidine cyclo-ligase produces the protein MDYKKSGVDIEAGYKSVELMKEAVKSTMREEVLGGIGGFSGAFSLAKIKEMEEPVLLSGTDGCGTKVKLAFIMDKHDTIGIDAVAMCVNDVVCAGGEPLFFLDYIACGKNYPEKIATIVGGVAEGCRQSECALIGGETAEHPGLMPQDEYDLAGFAVGVVDKKDLITGENIKPGDTLIGIASSGVHSNGFSLVRSVFTMTEESLNTYYDSLGKTLGEALLAPTKIYVKTMKEIKKAGVKVKGCSHITGGGFYENVPRMLPDGVKAVIKKDSYEVPPIFKMLAEDGNIEEHMMYNTFNMGIGLVLAVDPADVDTVMEAVKAAGETPYVIGSIEAGEKGVTLC, from the coding sequence ATGGATTACAAGAAATCTGGAGTTGATATTGAAGCAGGTTACAAGTCAGTTGAGTTAATGAAAGAGGCTGTTAAGTCTACTATGAGAGAAGAAGTGTTAGGCGGAATAGGCGGATTCTCAGGAGCATTTTCACTCGCTAAGATTAAGGAGATGGAAGAGCCTGTATTACTTTCAGGAACTGACGGATGTGGAACTAAGGTTAAGTTAGCTTTCATTATGGACAAGCATGATACTATCGGTATTGATGCAGTTGCTATGTGTGTTAACGATGTTGTATGTGCTGGTGGAGAGCCACTCTTCTTCCTTGATTACATCGCATGCGGCAAGAATTATCCAGAAAAGATTGCTACTATCGTTGGTGGTGTTGCAGAGGGCTGCAGACAGTCTGAATGTGCACTTATCGGTGGTGAGACAGCAGAGCATCCGGGACTTATGCCACAGGATGAATATGATCTTGCAGGATTTGCTGTAGGTGTTGTTGATAAGAAGGATCTTATTACAGGCGAGAACATCAAGCCTGGTGATACTCTTATCGGTATCGCTTCAAGCGGTGTACACAGTAACGGATTCTCACTTGTAAGAAGCGTATTTACAATGACAGAGGAATCTCTTAATACATATTACGATTCACTTGGAAAGACATTAGGAGAGGCATTACTTGCTCCAACTAAAATATATGTTAAGACAATGAAGGAAATCAAGAAGGCAGGCGTTAAGGTTAAGGGCTGCAGCCATATCACAGGTGGTGGTTTCTATGAAAATGTACCTAGAATGCTTCCAGACGGTGTTAAGGCAGTAATTAAGAAGGACAGCTACGAAGTACCACCAATCTTTAAGATGCTTGCAGAAGATGGCAATATCGAAGAGCATATGATGTATAATACATTTAACATGGGTATCGGTCTTGTACTTGCTGTTGATCCTGCTGATGTTGATACAGTTATGGAAGCAGTTAAGGCTGCAGGCGAGACTCCATATGTAATCGGAAGCATTGAAGCTGGCGAGAAGGGAGTTACTTTATGCTAA
- the purN gene encoding phosphoribosylglycinamide formyltransferase: MLRVAVMVSGGGTNLQAIIDAVKDGTITNTELVAVISNNAGAYALTRAKDNNIPAYCISPKDYESRDAFNDALLDKVNELNVDLIVLAGFLVRIPEKMVHQYSHRIINIHPSLIPSFCGVGFYGLKVHEAALAKGVKVSGATVHYVDEGMDTGEIIFQKAVDVLDGDTPETLQRRIMEQAEWKLLPKAINKIANEHVN; this comes from the coding sequence ATGCTAAGAGTTGCAGTTATGGTTTCCGGAGGCGGAACTAATCTTCAGGCTATTATCGATGCGGTTAAGGATGGAACTATCACTAACACAGAGCTTGTAGCAGTTATAAGCAATAATGCCGGAGCATATGCACTCACAAGAGCTAAGGATAACAATATTCCAGCATATTGCATATCACCTAAGGATTATGAAAGCAGAGATGCATTTAACGATGCGCTGCTTGATAAAGTGAATGAGCTTAATGTTGACCTTATAGTACTCGCAGGATTCCTTGTAAGAATCCCAGAGAAAATGGTTCATCAGTACAGCCACAGAATTATTAATATTCATCCATCACTTATACCTTCCTTCTGCGGAGTTGGTTTCTATGGACTCAAGGTTCATGAAGCAGCTCTGGCAAAGGGTGTTAAGGTATCAGGTGCAACTGTGCATTATGTAGATGAAGGAATGGATACAGGAGAGATTATTTTCCAGAAGGCAGTTGATGTACTTGATGGTGATACTCCTGAAACTCTTCAGAGAAGAATTATGGAGCAGGCTGAATGGAAGCTTCTTCCTAAGGCAATTAACAAGATTGCCAATGAACATGTTAATTAA
- the purD gene encoding phosphoribosylamine--glycine ligase, with product MKVLVVGSGGREHAICWKLSKSPKVDKIYCAPGNAGIAELAECVDIKAMEFEKLVAFAKENSIDLTVIGMDDPLVGGVVDVFEAEGLRVFGPRKNAAILEGSKAFSKDLMKKYNIPTAAYETFTSAEEAKKYLETAEYPIVLKADGLALGKGVLICENKEDALAGVDELMLDKKFGTAGDTIVIEEFMTGREVSVLSFVDGDTIKIMSSAQDHKRAKDGDQGLNTGGMGNFSPSPFYTKEVDEFCKKYIYQATVDAMKSEGRPFKGVIFFGLMLTPKGPKVLEYNARFGDPEAQVVLPRMKNDIVDVFEACIDGTLDKVDLQFEDNACVCVILASDGYPLAYEKGFEIKGMENFKGKDDYFLFHAGSKFNEEGKVVTNGGRVLGVTALGKDLKEARAKAYEATEWVDFDNKYMRHDIGKAIDEA from the coding sequence ATGAAAGTATTAGTTGTAGGCAGCGGCGGAAGAGAGCATGCAATATGCTGGAAGTTAAGCAAGAGTCCTAAGGTTGACAAGATATACTGTGCACCGGGTAATGCGGGAATTGCAGAGCTTGCAGAGTGTGTTGATATTAAGGCAATGGAGTTTGAGAAGCTTGTAGCATTTGCTAAGGAAAACAGTATTGACCTTACTGTTATCGGTATGGACGACCCACTTGTCGGCGGTGTCGTTGATGTATTCGAGGCAGAGGGCTTAAGAGTATTCGGACCAAGAAAGAATGCAGCTATTCTTGAAGGATCTAAGGCATTTTCTAAGGACCTTATGAAGAAATACAATATTCCAACAGCAGCTTATGAAACATTTACATCAGCAGAAGAGGCCAAGAAGTACCTTGAGACTGCTGAGTATCCTATCGTTCTTAAGGCTGACGGACTTGCACTTGGCAAGGGTGTTCTCATCTGTGAGAACAAAGAGGATGCACTTGCAGGTGTTGATGAGCTTATGCTTGACAAGAAATTCGGAACAGCAGGTGATACAATTGTCATTGAGGAATTCATGACAGGCCGTGAGGTTTCAGTACTTTCATTTGTTGATGGTGATACAATTAAGATTATGTCATCAGCTCAGGATCATAAGAGAGCTAAGGATGGTGACCAGGGCCTTAACACAGGCGGAATGGGTAACTTCTCACCATCACCTTTCTACACTAAGGAAGTTGATGAGTTCTGTAAGAAATACATTTATCAGGCAACTGTTGATGCAATGAAGAGTGAAGGCAGACCATTTAAGGGAGTTATCTTCTTTGGACTTATGCTTACTCCAAAGGGACCAAAGGTTCTTGAGTACAATGCAAGATTTGGTGATCCTGAGGCACAGGTTGTTCTTCCTAGAATGAAGAATGATATTGTTGATGTATTTGAGGCTTGTATTGATGGAACTCTTGATAAGGTTGACCTTCAGTTTGAAGATAACGCATGTGTATGTGTAATTCTCGCATCTGACGGATATCCACTCGCATATGAGAAGGGCTTCGAGATTAAGGGAATGGAAAACTTCAAGGGTAAGGATGATTATTTCTTATTCCATGCAGGTTCTAAATTCAACGAAGAAGGCAAGGTTGTAACTAACGGAGGACGAGTTCTCGGTGTTACAGCACTTGGCAAGGACCTTAAGGAAGCAAGAGCCAAGGCTTATGAAGCTACTGAATGGGTAGATTTCGATAACAAATATATGAGACATGATATTGGTAAGGCAATTGATGAAGCTTAA
- the hisS gene encoding histidine--tRNA ligase, translating to MKITPVKGTNDYLPNEVEIRDYLQNEILKVYVANGFEHITTPIIEDIENLDKSDGGENLNLIFKIMKRGDKLEKAVSSLQENPKTGTACENEIADMGLRYDLTLPLSRYFANNKDKLTLPMKCIQMDRVYRAERPQKGRLREFVQCDIDIIGSDSTDSEVELILTTTKALKAIGMKNFKVKINDRRLLRSFLQNCGFAEEQLDSVCITFDKMDKVGLDGVKAELTDKGFDAAAIEKFIGFFGSVSSAQEISLESVEAILEDKAPAESVRGIINTVNELSDGQFDVVFDLSLVRGQGYYTGTVFEVESIDFKGAIAGGGRYDNLIGKFIGQQVSAVGFSIGFERIFSILMQNGVETKASADKIAVMYDEGQVKEAYAIAEKYRAEGKVCSLYVKPKKMGKFLGKLEERGYKGFVNVSNGDEISLF from the coding sequence ATGAAAATAACACCAGTTAAGGGTACTAATGATTATCTTCCTAATGAGGTTGAAATCAGAGATTACCTTCAGAATGAGATATTAAAGGTATATGTTGCTAATGGATTTGAACACATTACAACACCTATTATTGAGGATATTGAGAATCTTGATAAGAGTGATGGTGGTGAGAACTTAAATCTTATATTCAAGATTATGAAGAGAGGCGATAAGCTTGAGAAGGCTGTAAGTTCACTTCAGGAAAATCCTAAGACAGGAACAGCCTGTGAGAATGAAATTGCTGATATGGGATTAAGATATGACCTTACACTTCCACTCAGCCGTTATTTTGCTAACAACAAGGACAAGCTCACTCTTCCTATGAAATGTATCCAGATGGACAGAGTGTACAGAGCTGAAAGACCACAGAAGGGCAGACTTCGTGAGTTTGTTCAGTGTGATATTGATATTATTGGTTCTGATTCTACAGATTCAGAGGTTGAACTTATTCTTACAACAACCAAGGCCCTTAAGGCTATTGGCATGAAGAATTTCAAGGTTAAGATTAACGACAGAAGACTTCTACGTTCATTCCTTCAGAATTGTGGATTTGCAGAGGAGCAGCTTGACAGTGTGTGCATTACATTTGACAAGATGGATAAGGTCGGACTTGATGGTGTTAAGGCTGAGCTTACAGATAAGGGCTTTGATGCTGCTGCAATTGAGAAGTTTATCGGATTCTTTGGAAGTGTTTCAAGTGCACAGGAGATAAGCCTTGAAAGTGTTGAGGCAATTCTTGAAGATAAAGCTCCGGCAGAGAGTGTAAGAGGAATCATTAATACAGTAAATGAGCTTTCAGACGGTCAGTTTGATGTTGTATTTGACCTTTCTTTAGTAAGAGGTCAGGGTTACTATACAGGAACTGTATTTGAAGTTGAAAGCATTGATTTCAAGGGTGCTATCGCAGGCGGTGGAAGATATGATAATCTTATAGGAAAGTTCATAGGACAGCAGGTAAGCGCTGTTGGATTCTCAATCGGATTCGAGAGAATTTTCTCAATCCTTATGCAGAATGGCGTTGAGACTAAGGCATCAGCAGACAAGATTGCTGTTATGTACGATGAGGGACAGGTTAAGGAAGCTTATGCAATAGCAGAAAAATACAGAGCAGAAGGTAAAGTATGCTCATTATATGTAAAGCCTAAGAAGATGGGAAAGTTCCTCGGAAAGCTTGAGGAACGTGGATATAAAGGATTTGTTAATGTCAGCAATGGTGATGAGATAAGCTTGTTCTAG
- a CDS encoding PD-(D/E)XK nuclease family protein, whose translation MSLQLILGSSGVGKSHYLYTHIIDESMKNPDRNYIVVVPEQYTMAIQKRLVSMHPRKGILNIDVVSFERLAYKVFEEVGEDNLEVLDDTGKNLIIKRVLEQNKDRLKYFGSNLSNTGFVSEMKSVISEMLQYDIKPDVMQDAAGAAYSDSEGSAALQYKLDDIVLVYNAFAEYIDKNYITKEEILDKLCSKVTESERIKNCEIVFDGFTGFTPVQYNLMTILLSMCPKIYVSLTIDASERENSVRGREELFFMSKDCVSKLYKICDEEHVKVLEPVYIAGKAVPGKNVIVNVNSRFKNSEELDFLEQNLFRNNSGRFNQKTDNIVIYEGAVAKEELTFAAGEIIRLTRLCGYRYNEIAIVTADMDGYGKLAANILKQNDIPYFLDYKRHVTDNPFIAAINGALGIIENNYSYDSILGFLRTGMSGMEREDIDLLDNYCVAVGIRGRGKWHEPWIRKFRGTVNNTDLEKLNSLRTMITDMLDPLEEVLKSKESNVADMVKALYEFLVREDMEQKVSVLNDSEYTGDEYVQLYKKVIEVLDKMYALLGSEKVGIKEFNKILASGFQEIKIGLIPQTNDCVVIGDIERTRLDNIKVMFFVGINDGNVPKKADSRSVLSESDREYLEDKGIVMSASVREKAFTQRFYLYLIMTKSAEKLYMSYAVKNSEGAALMPSYIIRSMRKMFSHCLKLSYKDTAQQNSYVTIPQAANSFDNTEIAANVDEDIIDSLTGGRLVGSVTSFENFAECPLRYYLRYGVDLKEREEFTFSPVNFGVVLHAVIREVCDEIKKNGESYYLISDEKRREMVKRSVAAITDIYQNSILKDSSRNSFMIKRMEDLADRTVWAMGEQLKCGDFVPFVFEHKFNMEVGDGDRKQLMSGTIDRVDICENGTDVYVRIIDYKTGKKDFNIVKTYYGIDIQLMVYMEAAMKLVAKMRPGKNVIPAGVFYYNISDPIVSATTESAEEIEDKIKGELRLKGMVNSDKDIAEKMDNTEGTSLNIPVSRKADGGFDSRRSKVMNTEQFNILGRFVDVRAIDTADRIAGGDIRRSPYKDGQFSSCDRCPYGAVCGFSVDLPGCNYRKLKKFDDEVLWNNIKEGVDENGKKMDTGAEERD comes from the coding sequence ATGTCATTACAATTAATTCTAGGCAGCTCTGGTGTGGGGAAATCGCACTATCTGTATACACATATAATTGATGAGTCAATGAAGAATCCTGACAGGAATTATATAGTTGTTGTGCCAGAGCAGTACACTATGGCAATTCAGAAAAGACTGGTGTCCATGCACCCAAGAAAGGGAATCCTTAATATAGATGTTGTGAGCTTTGAAAGACTTGCTTATAAAGTATTTGAGGAAGTTGGCGAGGACAATCTTGAAGTTCTTGATGACACAGGAAAGAATCTGATTATTAAAAGAGTATTGGAGCAGAACAAGGACAGATTAAAATATTTTGGAAGTAATCTGTCTAATACAGGATTTGTGTCAGAGATGAAGTCTGTTATATCGGAAATGCTTCAGTATGATATCAAGCCGGATGTTATGCAGGATGCGGCAGGTGCAGCATACAGTGATTCAGAGGGAAGTGCAGCGCTTCAGTATAAGCTTGATGATATCGTTCTTGTATACAATGCGTTTGCAGAGTACATAGACAAGAACTATATAACTAAAGAAGAAATACTGGATAAATTATGCAGCAAGGTTACAGAGTCAGAGAGAATAAAGAATTGCGAGATAGTATTTGACGGATTCACAGGCTTTACTCCGGTTCAGTACAATTTAATGACAATTCTTTTATCAATGTGTCCGAAGATATATGTTTCTCTGACAATTGATGCATCTGAGCGTGAAAATTCAGTAAGAGGCAGGGAAGAACTTTTTTTCATGAGTAAGGACTGCGTATCAAAGCTTTATAAGATATGTGATGAAGAACATGTGAAAGTCCTTGAACCTGTGTATATTGCAGGAAAAGCAGTACCGGGAAAGAATGTAATTGTAAATGTTAATTCAAGATTTAAGAATTCAGAAGAACTGGATTTCCTGGAACAGAATCTTTTCAGAAACAATTCGGGAAGATTTAACCAGAAGACTGACAACATAGTTATATATGAGGGAGCTGTTGCCAAGGAAGAATTAACATTTGCAGCAGGAGAAATAATAAGACTTACAAGACTGTGTGGATACAGATATAACGAGATTGCGATAGTTACTGCGGACATGGATGGCTACGGCAAACTGGCGGCTAATATATTAAAGCAGAACGATATACCATATTTCTTAGATTACAAGCGCCATGTGACGGACAATCCATTCATTGCGGCAATTAACGGTGCACTTGGAATAATAGAGAATAATTACAGCTATGACAGCATATTAGGATTCCTAAGAACCGGAATGAGCGGAATGGAGCGCGAAGATATTGATCTGTTAGACAATTACTGTGTTGCAGTTGGAATCAGAGGCAGGGGAAAATGGCATGAACCATGGATAAGAAAGTTCAGGGGAACAGTCAATAATACTGACCTTGAGAAGCTTAATTCACTAAGAACAATGATAACGGATATGTTGGATCCATTGGAAGAAGTGCTTAAGTCAAAGGAATCTAATGTTGCAGATATGGTAAAGGCTCTTTACGAATTCCTTGTGCGTGAAGATATGGAGCAGAAGGTAAGTGTGCTTAATGACAGCGAGTACACTGGTGATGAATATGTGCAGTTATATAAGAAAGTTATAGAAGTATTAGATAAAATGTATGCTCTTCTTGGAAGCGAGAAGGTTGGTATTAAAGAATTTAACAAGATACTTGCGTCAGGATTTCAGGAGATTAAGATAGGACTTATTCCGCAGACCAACGACTGCGTTGTTATCGGAGATATAGAAAGAACCCGTCTTGACAATATCAAGGTCATGTTCTTTGTTGGAATCAATGACGGCAATGTACCTAAGAAGGCTGATTCAAGAAGTGTTCTGTCAGAAAGCGACAGGGAATATCTTGAAGATAAGGGGATTGTTATGTCCGCTTCTGTAAGGGAGAAAGCATTTACGCAGAGATTCTATCTGTATCTTATTATGACAAAGAGTGCGGAGAAGCTTTACATGTCATATGCGGTAAAAAACAGCGAGGGTGCGGCGCTGATGCCTTCATATATTATAAGAAGCATGAGAAAAATGTTTTCACATTGCCTTAAGTTATCTTACAAAGACACGGCACAGCAGAATTCTTATGTAACAATACCGCAGGCGGCTAACAGCTTTGATAATACTGAAATTGCTGCAAATGTAGATGAGGATATTATTGATTCACTTACTGGCGGCAGGCTTGTCGGAAGCGTTACATCTTTTGAGAACTTTGCAGAGTGCCCATTGAGGTATTACTTAAGGTATGGAGTTGATTTAAAGGAAAGGGAAGAATTCACATTTTCACCAGTAAACTTTGGCGTCGTGCTGCATGCGGTTATCCGTGAGGTGTGCGACGAAATCAAGAAAAACGGTGAGTCGTACTATCTGATATCAGATGAGAAGCGCCGCGAGATGGTAAAAAGAAGTGTCGCTGCAATTACTGACATATACCAGAACAGTATCCTTAAGGATTCAAGCCGTAATTCATTCATGATTAAGCGGATGGAAGACCTTGCAGACCGCACTGTATGGGCGATGGGTGAACAGTTAAAATGTGGTGATTTCGTGCCATTTGTATTCGAGCATAAGTTTAATATGGAAGTCGGAGACGGAGACAGAAAGCAGCTTATGAGCGGAACAATTGACCGCGTTGACATATGCGAAAACGGCACAGATGTATATGTAAGAATTATCGATTACAAGACAGGAAAGAAGGATTTCAACATAGTAAAGACCTACTACGGAATTGATATCCAGCTTATGGTTTACATGGAAGCGGCAATGAAGCTTGTGGCGAAGATGCGTCCGGGGAAAAATGTGATTCCTGCCGGAGTGTTCTACTACAACATAAGTGACCCGATTGTATCTGCGACAACAGAGAGTGCAGAAGAGATAGAGGATAAGATTAAGGGTGAACTGCGTCTTAAAGGAATGGTTAATTCGGATAAGGATATTGCCGAGAAGATGGACAATACCGAGGGTACATCACTTAATATTCCGGTTAGCAGAAAGGCTGACGGCGGATTTGACTCACGAAGAAGCAAGGTGATGAACACAGAGCAGTTTAATATACTTGGAAGATTCGTTGATGTAAGAGCCATTGATACTGCGGACAGAATTGCAGGCGGTGATATAAGGAGAAGTCCTTATAAAGACGGACAGTTTTCAAGCTGTGACAGATGTCCTTATGGGGCGGTGTGCGGATTTTCTGTGGATTTGCCAGGCTGCAATTACAGAAAATTAAAGAAATTCGATGATGAAGTATTATGGAATAATATAAAGGAAGGGGTTGATGAGAATGGAAAGAAAATGGACACCGGCGCAGAAGAGCGCGATTGA